CGTCGGGAAGCTGCGCGTCCACCCAGCAGGGGACGCCCTCTCCGTACACCGATGCCCTGTTTTCGGCCATGCCGCCAACGTAACCGCGACTGCCGCAACCCGCAGACCAGGCACACCAGCCTCCGCACTTCCTTACACCCCATTTGCAGTCGGCCGAATCGCGCCCCGATCACGCCTCGGTAAGCTGACGGCATGACAGGACAAGTGCGTACCGTCGACGGCCGCGTGGCCGGCCGGCGTGGGCAGGCGACCCGGCAGAAGCTGCTCGACTGCCTCAGCGAGATGCTCAGCTCCTCCCCGTACCGCGACGTCAAAGTCATCGATGTCGCCCGGAAAGCGGGCACTTCGCCCGCGACCTTCTACCAGTACTTCCCGGACGTCGAGGGCGCCGTCCTGGAGATCGCCGAGCAAATGGCGACCGAGGGCGCCGCGTTGACGGAGCTCCTGGAGGGCCGCTCCTGGGCCGGCAAGGCCGGCTGGCAGACGGCGCAGGAACTCGTCGACGGCTTCCTGGAGTTCTGGCGCAAGAACGACGCCATCCTCCGGGTCGTCGATCTCGGCGCCGCCGAGGGCGACAAGCGCTTCTACAAACTCCGGATGAAGATCCTCAACTCGGTGAACAACTCCCTCGCGGACGCCGTCGCCGAGCTCCAGGCCAAGGGCAGGGTCGACAAGGACGTCAACCCGGCGGCCGTCGCCGGTTCGCTCGTCGCGATGCTCGCGGCCGTCGCCTCCCACCAGAAGGGCTTCTCCTCCTGGGGCGTGAAGCAGGCCGAACTGAAACCGAACCTCGCCCTGTTGGTGTACCTGGGCGTCACCGGCCGGAAGCCGACGAAATAGCGCGGCGCA
This is a stretch of genomic DNA from Streptomyces hawaiiensis. It encodes these proteins:
- a CDS encoding TetR family transcriptional regulator encodes the protein MRTVDGRVAGRRGQATRQKLLDCLSEMLSSSPYRDVKVIDVARKAGTSPATFYQYFPDVEGAVLEIAEQMATEGAALTELLEGRSWAGKAGWQTAQELVDGFLEFWRKNDAILRVVDLGAAEGDKRFYKLRMKILNSVNNSLADAVAELQAKGRVDKDVNPAAVAGSLVAMLAAVASHQKGFSSWGVKQAELKPNLALLVYLGVTGRKPTK